The Solibacillus sp. FSL W7-1436 genome window below encodes:
- a CDS encoding aldehyde dehydrogenase family protein, translating to MNKKWNKQFIGGEWREGNSERVYVDQNPYNEETIAEIRLANEKDIDEAYQAAKEAQKEWEQINAYQRQAIIEKAAQIVERKREEIVQILVEENGASHTKANIEISGAIGIMKEAATFPLRMHGKIMPSIIPGKENRVYHNPAGVVGIISPFNFPFHLTMRSLAPALATGNGVVLKPDLQTMISGGLILAEIFEEAGIPKGLLNVTVCSSSEIKDAFIEHPIPQIISFTGSTEVGRHIGEVCGRNLKRVALELGGNNVMLVLKDADVQRAAASAAFGKFLNSGQICMSLNRIVVERPVYETFIKAFVDRASKIKYGDPKNDDVVVGPLINNKQIVRIQRLIDQSIEKGAEYALQGEVKGNVLAPTILTNVTNDMPIAQEEIFGPAVGVIVVDSEEEAIRVANDSDYGLSGAVHAGTTEHGVEVAKQIITGMIHVNDQGVNDEPIVAFGGEKASGLGRYGGEWAIHEFTTTKWISVQTDPREYPF from the coding sequence ATGAATAAAAAGTGGAATAAGCAGTTTATTGGTGGCGAATGGAGAGAAGGAAACAGCGAAAGAGTATATGTAGACCAGAATCCTTACAATGAGGAGACGATTGCGGAAATTCGGTTGGCAAATGAAAAAGATATAGATGAGGCGTATCAAGCGGCCAAAGAAGCACAAAAAGAATGGGAACAGATCAATGCCTATCAAAGACAAGCAATCATTGAAAAAGCTGCCCAGATTGTAGAGCGGAAAAGAGAAGAAATCGTGCAGATTTTAGTGGAGGAAAATGGGGCTTCCCATACAAAAGCCAATATCGAAATTAGTGGTGCAATTGGCATTATGAAAGAGGCTGCTACGTTTCCTCTCCGGATGCACGGGAAAATCATGCCATCCATTATTCCCGGGAAAGAGAACCGAGTGTATCACAATCCGGCTGGGGTAGTGGGGATTATTAGTCCATTTAACTTCCCGTTCCATTTAACGATGCGTTCCCTTGCACCTGCTTTAGCAACGGGGAATGGAGTTGTACTTAAACCGGATCTGCAGACGATGATTTCAGGTGGACTTATTTTAGCTGAAATTTTTGAGGAGGCCGGCATTCCTAAAGGGTTGTTAAATGTTACAGTTTGTAGCTCATCTGAAATTAAAGATGCATTTATTGAGCATCCTATTCCTCAAATCATTTCTTTTACCGGTTCTACAGAGGTAGGGCGCCATATTGGAGAGGTATGCGGAAGAAACTTAAAACGTGTAGCTTTAGAACTTGGCGGAAACAATGTCATGCTCGTCTTGAAAGATGCTGATGTTCAAAGAGCAGCTGCTTCTGCCGCTTTCGGTAAATTTTTAAACAGCGGACAAATTTGTATGTCTCTGAATCGGATTGTTGTTGAACGCCCGGTATACGAGACGTTTATAAAAGCATTTGTGGATAGAGCATCCAAAATTAAATACGGGGATCCAAAAAATGATGATGTGGTTGTCGGTCCGCTTATTAATAATAAACAAATCGTCCGAATTCAACGATTAATTGACCAGAGTATTGAAAAAGGAGCAGAATACGCCCTTCAAGGGGAAGTGAAAGGTAATGTACTAGCTCCTACTATTTTAACGAATGTTACGAATGATATGCCGATAGCCCAGGAAGAAATATTCGGACCTGCTGTAGGTGTAATCGTTGTAGATAGTGAGGAAGAGGCAATTCGCGTTGCCAATGACAGTGACTATGGACTGAGCGGCGCCGTTCATGCCGGTACAACAGAACATGGTGTTGAAGTGGCTAAACAGATTATTACAGGAATGATTCATGTCAATGATC
- a CDS encoding GNAT family N-acetyltransferase: MYHKQFYVFRDNKPILATIRNYTPADFNALILIQQECFPPPFPSELWWSEEQLISHVKHFPEGTLCIEVDGRLVGSMTSLLVDFDPDNPIHTWEDITDNGYIRTHDPNGDTLYIVDLCVSPAYRSLGLGKWLMLSMYEIVIEQKRMRLLGGSRMPNYHHYAEQLTPEAYIESVVLGEIHDQVISFLLRCGRMPIQVVPHYLEDEESHHYGVLMEWRNPFIQIKETY; encoded by the coding sequence ATGTATCATAAACAGTTTTATGTGTTTCGAGACAACAAGCCGATCCTTGCGACAATCCGGAATTACACGCCTGCAGATTTTAATGCCCTTATCCTTATTCAACAAGAGTGCTTTCCTCCCCCATTCCCTTCAGAGCTATGGTGGAGCGAAGAACAGCTTATCAGTCATGTAAAACATTTCCCTGAAGGTACACTTTGTATTGAGGTGGATGGGCGGCTCGTCGGTTCCATGACATCCTTGCTCGTTGATTTTGACCCAGACAATCCCATACATACATGGGAGGACATAACGGATAATGGCTATATTCGTACTCATGATCCGAATGGCGATACGCTTTATATTGTCGACCTTTGTGTAAGTCCTGCTTATCGCAGTTTAGGGCTTGGCAAATGGCTCATGCTTTCGATGTACGAAATTGTCATTGAGCAAAAGCGCATGCGTCTGCTTGGTGGCAGCCGAATGCCGAATTATCATCACTATGCCGAACAGCTTACACCAGAAGCATATATTGAATCCGTGGTGCTTGGTGAAATACACGATCAGGTCATTTCGTTTCTATTACGCTGTGGTCGCATGCCGATACAAGTTGTACCCCATTATTTAGAGGATGAAGAATCGCATCATTATGGTGTGCTAATGGAATGGCGCAATCCTTTTATCCAAATCAAGGAGACTTATTAA
- a CDS encoding LLM class flavin-dependent oxidoreductase — translation MTKRQLSLGAFINLPGHHVASWRHPETEVRKVTDLAYLTEIAQIAERGKFDNLFFADVFGQPILENAHSGLKLDPVVIISALAAVTKNIGLTATLTTSYNEPFHVARKFAAIDHLSKGRAAWNVVTSANEREALLFGRDAHYQHAERYERADEFVDVVKKLWFSIDEEALVIDKESSRYYNLNKVTEINHEGKFFKLKGTLDAPSTPQGHPVIIQAGSSEAGKELAAKTAEVIFTAWQTLEDAQAFYKDVKGRLAKYGRNPEDLKILPGAFIVVAETEEEAIAKHQQLNNYITPEVGLAYLSGFTGVDLSKHDFEGPIPDFNGQQIDGTNPNIRANIVKGIVEAKDLKTLRELYNNIAGARGHREIVGTPSQVADQLQEWFENDAADGFNIMAPTFPQGFNDIVELVIPELQRRGLFKTEYAGTTLRENLGLKRPVNPNIQPKIPQEVPL, via the coding sequence ATGACAAAAAGACAATTAAGTTTAGGTGCGTTTATCAATCTTCCGGGTCACCATGTTGCAAGCTGGAGACATCCTGAAACCGAAGTGCGTAAAGTAACAGATTTAGCCTATTTAACAGAAATTGCGCAAATTGCGGAGCGCGGGAAGTTTGATAATTTATTTTTTGCTGATGTATTTGGACAGCCAATATTAGAAAATGCACACTCGGGATTGAAGCTTGATCCGGTCGTGATTATTTCTGCATTAGCGGCTGTCACGAAAAATATCGGTTTAACAGCAACGTTAACAACATCATACAATGAACCATTTCATGTAGCGCGTAAGTTTGCGGCAATTGATCATTTATCAAAAGGCCGTGCAGCCTGGAATGTTGTAACATCAGCCAATGAACGAGAAGCATTGCTGTTTGGACGTGATGCACACTATCAACACGCGGAACGTTATGAGCGTGCCGATGAATTTGTAGATGTAGTGAAGAAGCTATGGTTTTCGATAGACGAAGAGGCACTTGTTATTGATAAGGAAAGTAGTCGTTATTACAATTTAAACAAAGTGACTGAAATAAATCATGAGGGGAAATTTTTTAAACTGAAAGGAACACTCGATGCACCTTCCACACCACAAGGCCATCCGGTAATCATACAGGCGGGCTCTTCGGAGGCAGGAAAAGAGCTGGCAGCGAAAACAGCTGAAGTTATTTTCACTGCATGGCAAACACTGGAGGATGCTCAGGCGTTTTATAAAGATGTTAAGGGGCGTTTAGCAAAATATGGCCGTAATCCTGAAGATCTTAAAATATTGCCAGGAGCTTTCATTGTTGTAGCTGAAACAGAAGAGGAAGCCATTGCGAAACACCAGCAATTAAATAACTATATTACGCCAGAAGTAGGGTTGGCTTATTTATCCGGCTTTACGGGTGTAGATTTATCAAAGCACGACTTTGAAGGGCCAATTCCAGATTTTAATGGTCAGCAAATTGACGGCACGAACCCGAATATTCGAGCGAATATTGTAAAAGGTATTGTAGAAGCAAAAGATTTAAAGACTTTGAGGGAATTATACAACAATATTGCAGGGGCTCGCGGGCACCGCGAAATTGTGGGGACGCCAAGCCAAGTGGCCGATCAGTTACAGGAATGGTTTGAGAATGATGCAGCTGATGGCTTTAATATAATGGCACCAACTTTCCCGCAAGGATTCAATGACATTGTTGAACTCGTAATTCCAGAACTGCAGCGACGGGGACTATTTAAAACGGAGTATGCAGGTACGACATTACGTGAAAACCTTGGCTTAAAACGACCGGTTAATCCTAATATACAGCCTAAAATTCCCCAAGAAGTTCCGCTTTAA
- a CDS encoding ABC transporter substrate-binding protein encodes MKKIWLLLVVLSASLGALTACSSKDSNSTASANGQDRVIQYQSTPGNVIFPELAESLGYLGNLELEKVSDMVGGPESIQLTATGETDFGSAFNGAIIKSYAQGVKIKSVVGSYGSDENTFIGYYTLDESGIKTAKDLIGKKIGMNTLGAHSEFAVKQFLRDGGLTEAEIQGVQLVVVPGASAEQILRAGQIDVVALSGIGKERALETGGIYPVFKDTDLFGQFTAGEFFFTEKYIEENPATIKTFVEGVSKAIEWARTTPREEVIAKFEEIVSAREGNETTENLKYWKSTGIAETGGHIAEKEFQIWIDWLLENGDLQKGQVKLENLFTNEYNPYAK; translated from the coding sequence ATGAAGAAGATTTGGTTGTTATTAGTCGTATTGAGTGCAAGTCTGGGCGCTTTAACAGCATGCTCAAGTAAAGATTCAAATAGCACGGCAAGCGCAAATGGTCAAGATCGGGTTATTCAATATCAAAGCACCCCGGGAAATGTAATATTTCCGGAATTAGCGGAGTCCCTCGGTTATCTGGGGAATTTAGAGCTGGAAAAAGTAAGTGATATGGTCGGCGGTCCAGAAAGTATTCAACTAACAGCAACAGGCGAAACCGATTTCGGTTCAGCATTTAACGGCGCCATTATTAAATCTTATGCACAAGGGGTGAAGATTAAATCGGTTGTAGGTTCTTACGGTAGTGATGAAAATACATTTATCGGCTATTACACATTGGACGAAAGTGGCATTAAAACAGCGAAGGATTTAATCGGCAAGAAAATTGGAATGAATACATTAGGAGCACACTCTGAATTTGCAGTGAAACAATTTTTGCGTGATGGCGGTTTAACAGAAGCCGAAATTCAGGGAGTTCAATTAGTTGTTGTACCAGGCGCAAGTGCAGAGCAGATATTACGGGCTGGTCAAATCGATGTTGTAGCACTTAGTGGTATCGGGAAAGAACGCGCTTTGGAAACGGGCGGCATTTATCCGGTATTTAAAGATACCGATTTATTTGGCCAATTTACAGCAGGCGAATTCTTTTTTACTGAAAAGTATATTGAAGAAAATCCGGCCACAATCAAAACATTTGTAGAAGGTGTATCAAAAGCAATCGAATGGGCTAGAACGACGCCCCGTGAAGAAGTCATTGCGAAATTTGAGGAAATTGTTTCTGCACGAGAAGGTAATGAAACAACGGAAAATTTAAAATACTGGAAAAGTACAGGGATTGCTGAAACAGGCGGTCACATTGCAGAAAAGGAATTTCAAATCTGGATCGACTGGTTATTGGAGAATGGTGATTTACAAAAAGGACAAGTGAAGTTAGAGAATCTGTTCACAAATGAATACAATCCATATGCCAAATAA
- a CDS encoding ABC transporter permease — protein sequence MVTINKPTQLEEPSKRHRASGKSFSFLAKAFKKSIVLILFVMVWELAPQLGLVDKTFLPPFTEVIRAWYDLLITGEIWRHFEASILRSLFGFALALIIAIPLGLLIGWYPLARELFTPILELFRNTAALALLPVFILLLGIGEVSKISIVLYACTWPVLLNTISAVKSVDPLLIKSARSMNISSFKLFYKVILPASVPTIFTGIRMAGTGAILVLIAAEMIGAKAGLGYFITYSQYNFLIAEMYAGIITIALLGLLINYGLSGAERYFSRWKQ from the coding sequence ATGGTAACAATAAATAAACCGACGCAACTCGAAGAACCGAGTAAACGACATAGGGCTTCCGGAAAATCATTTTCGTTCTTAGCAAAAGCCTTTAAGAAATCAATCGTACTTATTTTGTTTGTAATGGTATGGGAGCTGGCTCCACAATTAGGTTTAGTGGATAAGACGTTTTTACCGCCATTTACCGAGGTCATTCGAGCATGGTACGACTTACTTATAACAGGGGAAATATGGAGACATTTCGAAGCGAGTATTTTACGCTCACTTTTTGGCTTTGCTTTGGCATTAATTATAGCGATACCACTAGGTCTGCTAATAGGATGGTATCCGCTGGCGAGAGAATTATTCACACCAATCCTGGAATTATTCCGTAATACAGCGGCATTAGCGTTGTTACCGGTATTTATTTTATTGTTAGGAATCGGTGAAGTTTCCAAAATATCAATCGTGCTATATGCATGTACTTGGCCAGTGTTATTAAATACTATTTCTGCTGTAAAAAGTGTGGATCCGTTATTAATTAAATCAGCACGTTCAATGAATATTTCCTCATTTAAACTGTTTTATAAAGTTATTTTACCTGCATCGGTTCCGACAATTTTTACTGGTATTCGTATGGCGGGGACAGGTGCGATTTTAGTATTGATTGCTGCCGAGATGATTGGTGCAAAAGCGGGGCTTGGTTATTTTATTACGTATTCGCAATATAATTTCCTGATTGCGGAAATGTATGCGGGCATTATTACGATCGCATTATTAGGCTTATTGATTAACTATGGTCTTTCCGGTGCAGAGCGCTACTTCTCGCGTTGGAAACAGTGA
- a CDS encoding ABC transporter ATP-binding protein has product MEKIKFEQVSKNFLVRDENKKGAQREFTAIQGIDFSVKEGEFLTLVGPSGCGKSTLLDLLTGLTNPTKGRILIDGREISGPGLDRGIVFQQYALFPWKTARGNIEFGLEAKGIPKKEWQERTDYYLELVGLKNYSDRYPHELSGGMKQRVAIARSLAFNPNVLLMDEPFAALDAQTRETLQTELLRIWKKTGKTIIFITHGIDEAVYLGERVVVLSANPGTVKKIIDIPLYNRLADADIKSNPAFVKARHEVWSLLHEPEYQGAHI; this is encoded by the coding sequence ATGGAAAAAATCAAGTTTGAACAAGTCTCCAAAAACTTCTTAGTTCGTGATGAAAACAAAAAAGGGGCACAACGAGAGTTTACCGCTATTCAAGGCATTGACTTCTCGGTAAAAGAGGGTGAATTCCTTACTTTAGTTGGACCTAGTGGCTGTGGGAAATCTACATTACTCGATTTGCTGACAGGTTTAACGAATCCGACAAAAGGCAGAATTCTTATTGATGGTCGTGAAATTAGCGGACCAGGACTGGACCGTGGGATTGTCTTTCAACAGTATGCATTATTTCCATGGAAAACAGCACGCGGCAACATTGAATTTGGGTTAGAAGCGAAAGGTATTCCGAAAAAGGAGTGGCAAGAGAGAACCGATTATTATTTGGAGTTAGTAGGCTTGAAAAATTACTCTGATCGCTATCCGCATGAATTATCAGGGGGGATGAAGCAGCGTGTAGCTATTGCGCGGAGTTTAGCATTCAATCCGAATGTATTATTAATGGATGAACCGTTTGCCGCATTAGATGCACAAACTCGTGAAACATTACAAACGGAATTATTGCGCATTTGGAAGAAGACGGGTAAGACAATTATTTTTATTACACATGGAATTGATGAGGCAGTTTACTTAGGAGAACGGGTTGTTGTTCTTTCAGCCAATCCGGGAACTGTCAAAAAAATTATAGATATTCCACTGTACAATCGTTTAGCAGACGCAGATATTAAATCAAATCCTGCATTCGTAAAAGCAAGGCATGAGGTATGGAGCTTACTGCATGAGCCGGAATATCAAGGTGCACATATTTAA
- a CDS encoding aldo/keto reductase has protein sequence MNYNLFGNSDLKVSKYALGAVMFSTNGLEEAGAVDQTTANYMVDYALDQGINHFDTPNMYAKGDAEVIFGKAIKDKRQDMIISSKTGFQLIDKPTDTGALINVDSSIDTLLKRLGTDYIDLYYVHCWDGQVDVSETVQEMNELIKKGKIRHWGVADYNGWALAKTHTWAVENNMIPPIAQQIYYTPESREAEYEILPAGKELGIANSIRSPLGEGLLTGKFTRNKMFEPGTRQENGWPETYIKNPDLFYNLIDLLQDVASKHKATVPQVVLAWLRDRPNVDSIILSPRTKEQLHQNIASYNLKLTNDDISQINNLTALEPVYPLWHRAMNTLDRASNAEKVYLDEYIKLMDRKNQTGL, from the coding sequence ATGAATTATAATTTATTTGGCAATTCAGATTTGAAAGTTTCTAAATATGCATTGGGTGCGGTAATGTTCAGTACAAATGGTCTTGAAGAAGCGGGTGCAGTGGACCAGACAACCGCGAATTATATGGTGGATTATGCACTGGATCAGGGCATAAACCATTTTGATACACCGAACATGTATGCAAAAGGTGATGCGGAAGTTATTTTTGGCAAAGCGATAAAAGATAAACGCCAGGATATGATCATCAGCAGTAAAACAGGATTCCAGCTAATTGATAAACCAACCGATACGGGTGCTTTAATCAACGTTGATTCATCGATAGATACCTTATTAAAAAGGCTTGGTACAGACTATATTGACTTATATTATGTACATTGCTGGGATGGCCAAGTAGACGTAAGTGAAACTGTTCAGGAGATGAATGAATTAATTAAAAAAGGGAAAATCCGGCATTGGGGAGTAGCCGACTACAATGGCTGGGCGCTTGCTAAGACACATACATGGGCAGTAGAAAATAATATGATACCGCCAATTGCGCAGCAAATCTATTACACACCAGAATCTCGTGAAGCAGAGTACGAAATTTTGCCGGCAGGTAAAGAATTGGGCATTGCCAATAGTATTAGATCTCCGCTTGGTGAAGGGCTGCTTACAGGTAAATTTACAAGAAACAAAATGTTCGAACCAGGTACAAGACAAGAGAACGGCTGGCCGGAAACATATATTAAAAATCCGGATTTGTTTTATAATCTAATTGATTTATTGCAAGACGTTGCGTCTAAACATAAAGCGACAGTACCGCAAGTTGTTCTCGCATGGCTGCGCGATCGACCAAATGTAGATTCAATTATCCTGTCTCCAAGAACGAAAGAACAATTACATCAAAATATTGCATCATATAATTTAAAATTAACAAACGACGATATTTCACAAATCAATAACCTGACAGCACTGGAACCTGTTTATCCATTATGGCACCGCGCTATGAATACATTGGATCGAGCTTCGAATGCGGAAAAGGTCTATTTGGATGAATACATTAAGTTGATGGATAGAAAAAACCAGACTGGCTTATAA
- a CDS encoding nucleoside-diphosphate sugar epimerase, giving the protein MSKKKEIKKLKDHAFADLCLIEKEFQQIVKNTSNKSGAFKWVDLLSDYELEEFYGRRRDRKYATLTVELYSLTEQLLKDIFKVYFKHKYKNKSDMNIILDLERKLGDHLTFKNNTKLLANLRSCIVHEEFSLKSARKRINIKKKNRILFKQLMKDVDLYIENIALK; this is encoded by the coding sequence ATGAGTAAGAAGAAAGAAATTAAAAAATTAAAAGATCATGCATTCGCTGATCTTTGTTTAATCGAAAAAGAATTTCAGCAAATTGTAAAAAATACTTCGAATAAATCAGGTGCTTTTAAATGGGTGGACCTCTTGAGCGATTATGAACTGGAAGAATTTTACGGGCGCCGCAGGGACCGAAAATATGCAACGCTCACAGTCGAATTGTATTCATTAACTGAACAACTGCTAAAAGACATTTTTAAAGTTTATTTTAAGCATAAATATAAAAATAAGTCCGACATGAATATTATTCTTGATTTAGAAAGAAAACTGGGAGATCACTTAACCTTCAAGAATAATACTAAGTTATTGGCGAACCTCAGAAGCTGTATTGTTCATGAAGAATTCTCTTTAAAGTCTGCACGAAAAAGAATAAATATAAAAAAGAAAAATAGAATCTTATTTAAACAATTGATGAAAGATGTTGACCTGTATATTGAAAATATCGCATTGAAATGA
- a CDS encoding group I intron-associated PD-(D/E)XK endonuclease → MYFHHTKTKGDLAVLKSQLDLFEKGYLVLLPQTEHAPFDIVAYKDQQFWRIQVKYRNMNENGTMYVKFQQCYSTKNGVQIQDVDKSQIDLYCIYCPETDLCYYFNPKQFNRSVTIRLKETKNKQKKGVYFAESFLEIPEILE, encoded by the coding sequence ATGTACTTTCATCATACAAAGACAAAAGGAGATTTAGCGGTATTAAAAAGCCAATTAGATTTGTTTGAAAAAGGATATTTGGTGTTGCTGCCACAAACAGAGCATGCGCCTTTTGATATCGTTGCATATAAAGATCAACAATTTTGGCGAATACAAGTTAAGTACCGTAATATGAATGAAAACGGAACGATGTATGTAAAGTTTCAACAATGTTACTCGACTAAAAATGGTGTTCAAATCCAGGATGTCGATAAATCACAAATTGATCTTTACTGTATTTATTGTCCGGAGACAGACCTCTGCTATTATTTTAATCCAAAGCAATTCAATAGATCTGTCACAATTAGATTAAAGGAAACAAAAAATAAACAAAAAAAAGGTGTTTATTTTGCTGAGAGCTTTTTAGAAATACCTGAGATTTTGGAGTGA
- a CDS encoding metallophosphoesterase family protein, whose translation MKLLIMSDTHGDEEIIERVKGYHPDAHKVIHCGDSELPYSHPALQGVERVKGNCDHDHNYLEEMLFQVNGDRVYVTHGHLYDVKNSPMKLIYRAKEVGAQIVCFGHSHILGAEYIDDILFINPGSLLKPRRNEEKSFVTLTITSTHFTLQCYDDNNNLIDELFYER comes from the coding sequence ATGAAGCTATTGATTATGAGTGATACACATGGTGACGAGGAAATCATTGAACGTGTAAAGGGCTACCATCCAGATGCGCATAAAGTGATCCATTGTGGTGATAGTGAACTGCCGTATTCACATCCTGCTCTGCAGGGAGTGGAGCGTGTGAAAGGGAACTGTGATCATGACCATAACTATTTGGAGGAGATGCTGTTTCAGGTAAATGGAGATCGTGTGTATGTGACACACGGGCATTTATACGATGTGAAAAACTCTCCGATGAAACTGATTTACCGCGCAAAGGAAGTTGGCGCACAAATTGTATGTTTTGGCCATTCACATATCCTTGGTGCAGAATATATTGACGACATATTATTTATCAATCCGGGCAGCTTACTGAAGCCACGCCGGAACGAAGAAAAGTCATTTGTGACTCTGACAATAACTTCCACACATTTTACATTACAATGTTATGACGATAATAATAATTTGATCGATGAATTGTTTTATGAGCGTTAA
- a CDS encoding XTP/dITP diphosphatase, translated as MKQVVIATKNKGKAKDFEALFGPFGYEVVTMFDVAPDVEIEETGTTFEENAILKAETLANMLGKIVIADDSGLAIDALNGEPGVYSARYAGDHDDEANMVKVLENMKDVPEDERTARFCCALAIAGPNMETKTVFGTCEGVIAHEKKGTNGFGYDPIFYVPALEKHMAELSAEEKGAISHRGNAIRKLALQLAEFLK; from the coding sequence ATGAAACAAGTAGTAATCGCAACAAAGAATAAAGGAAAAGCGAAAGACTTTGAAGCATTATTCGGACCATTCGGCTATGAAGTTGTCACAATGTTTGACGTTGCTCCTGATGTGGAAATTGAAGAGACAGGTACAACTTTTGAAGAAAATGCAATTTTAAAAGCGGAAACATTAGCGAACATGCTTGGCAAAATCGTGATTGCAGATGACAGCGGTTTAGCGATCGATGCATTAAACGGTGAACCTGGTGTGTATTCAGCACGTTATGCCGGCGATCATGACGATGAAGCGAATATGGTGAAAGTGCTGGAAAACATGAAGGACGTACCTGAAGACGAACGTACAGCGCGTTTTTGCTGTGCATTGGCAATTGCAGGTCCGAATATGGAAACAAAAACAGTATTCGGTACATGTGAAGGTGTAATTGCACATGAAAAGAAGGGGACAAACGGATTCGGCTATGACCCGATTTTCTATGTGCCTGCTTTGGAAAAACATATGGCGGAGCTGTCTGCCGAAGAAAAAGGTGCCATTTCACACCGAGGTAATGCCATTCGCAAACTGGCATTACAATTAGCGGAATTTCTGAAATAG
- the rph gene encoding ribonuclease PH, giving the protein MTRHDLRAVNELRPVQIDNNYLMHPEGSVLITVGNTKVICNATIEEKVPGFLRGQGKGWITAEYSMLPRATEQRTRRESSAGKVSGRTMEIQRLIGRALRAVVDLEALGEKTVWIDCDVIQADGGTRTASITGAFVAMTQAIAKLGIDKPFVKFPVTDYLAATSVGKLENIGAVLDLNYVEDSAAQVDMNVIMTGAGEFVELQGTGEEATFSRSELNELLDLGEAGIAQLIEIQKTALGDIANLIGKAEA; this is encoded by the coding sequence ATGACTAGACATGACTTACGAGCTGTGAATGAATTACGTCCAGTTCAAATTGATAATAATTATTTAATGCATCCGGAAGGCTCGGTATTAATAACAGTTGGTAATACAAAGGTGATTTGTAATGCAACGATTGAAGAGAAAGTACCTGGTTTTTTACGTGGACAAGGTAAAGGTTGGATTACGGCTGAATATTCCATGCTGCCACGCGCTACAGAGCAACGCACACGTCGTGAAAGCTCTGCAGGGAAGGTAAGTGGCCGCACGATGGAAATTCAACGCTTAATCGGCCGAGCATTACGTGCTGTCGTTGATTTAGAAGCGCTGGGTGAAAAAACAGTATGGATCGACTGTGATGTGATCCAGGCAGATGGCGGAACGCGTACTGCATCGATTACAGGAGCTTTTGTAGCGATGACACAGGCAATTGCGAAACTTGGTATTGACAAGCCGTTCGTAAAATTCCCAGTAACCGATTATTTAGCTGCAACGAGTGTCGGAAAACTAGAAAACATTGGCGCAGTCTTGGATTTAAACTATGTGGAAGATTCAGCAGCACAAGTCGATATGAACGTTATTATGACAGGTGCCGGCGAATTTGTGGAGTTGCAAGGTACAGGCGAAGAAGCGACATTCAGCCGTTCAGAACTGAATGAATTACTTGATTTGGGAGAAGCGGGAATTGCACAGCTAATCGAAATACAAAAAACAGCACTAGGCGACATCGCAAACTTGATCGGAAAGGCGGAAGCATAA